The Dermacentor silvarum isolate Dsil-2018 chromosome 11, BIME_Dsil_1.4, whole genome shotgun sequence region AACACGTGCAAAGTGCTTTAGCGAATGGAGTCGGTCTTGAGGCGCTGTGTGTACAATCGTATACGCTGAGATAGCGCATAAAAAAAAGCAGAGAGTGCTGGCTGTCGGTGCCAGTATGTCGTCATGCGATAGGGTGCACTTTCATTGTTTTTTACATCGGGCATGTTCCTCAAGGGGCATGATTTGGAATGCTTTTCAGGTATATGCTGAACAACATGTACGGTTGATCTCGTATTTCACGTTCCTGAAGCCAACGCATGCAGCCAACGTTTTGCAAACTTCACAAAGCTCGATGAAGCATTTAAATTTATCTGTCTGTGCTGCTGCAGTATGATCGTTTGATCACTCAGAATATGCTAGAAGTATGATGAAAACAAATTTCCTATGGGCAGAAATAATTGGTGCCTTTTCTAGACAAGATTCATAGTCGGTAAACAAACGGCGTGGTACGCACATGGTAGTCTGGCCCTAATCGCGTAAAGGTCTCATTCATCAAAGAAGCTAACTTAGCATCAAGCTTTTCGGCGCCGTTGATATACACAAGCCGTCATGGTGCAGGCAAACAGGAACCGACGAATGCGATGATACTCCGCTTCGCAGGTAACCAGCATAAAGAGCAATTTTCACCACTCGAATGTTTAAACGAGTGTTACAGAAAAACGAGTTATTGCTAGGAAACTTTGCAGGAACCGATCAGCCGTTGTGCAGATGCTGCTGGAAGTCTCGAAAGCGTTTGTGAGTAATTCTAGAAAGCCTTCAAATTACTAAAGTCACTATAATTGCACACCTAGTGGTTTCATACAACCCCGATGGGCCATTATAATTAAACAATTAATGGCAAAGCCATAACGAGGCGCGTGCTGGCAGAACTCTCTTAGCGGAGTGCGATTAATCATGTGACGTCAGCGGCTAAAAATAGAACGGCGCGCATCGTGACTCAACGCGAGAAAGGTCTCGGGAGCCAACGGAGCCGTGAGCAGCCACAGAGCTGACGATGTACTTGATGCATGGTTTGCTAGGTCAAGGCATGGACTGCAGATGACGGTGCATACGCGCATGCGTACCTTACGTAGGACGACAAACTCTTGCAGGGCGACTGTGGTGACGTATTCGATGGGCGTGTCGGCGTAGCTGTAGGCGCAGTCCATGACGAGCGCCGCTTCAGCAAAAGCCAGGCTGTTGTCAGCCGGAACGCCAGGCCACGACCTGTAGGTGAGGCTCACCTGTTAGGACAGAGAACATGGATACAATCTTCTACGACCCATACTGCTAAAACTTGAAATATTTCCTGTAATGAAAAGGGAGATTAGCAGCAAGCTGTGAAGGCAAACCCGTACTTGCGACTCTGAACCTAGCAGTTCAATATGTAGGTTCGCCATGGAAGGATAATGATTCGAACAGCTTTCAGGCAGGTTTCGAGGGCAGGGGCAACATGTTCGAGATGAGGTAGCAATTCTGTTCCGATTTCTTATCCTTGGCGCTCCGCTTATAAGTTACCACGTGAGAGAGTTTACCAGTCGTGAGCAGCGTGTGATaaaaaaggaatagaatcgagcgaaaggaatcgtTATACCGGCTTACATTTCTGATGTCTTGTCCTGTGGTTCGAATGGTTCGTCGAATATGCGTTTCCCATTCCAACCACGAATCACGAATAGTACGAAAAACGGCGTCCAAATACGGTTGCGACGCGTGGGAAAAATGGCCGCTTGGATTGGTGAATTCTGCTTGAGGCTTGTTGGATGCGATTGCTGATACTGgttacagaggcacttaagtctccGTGCACTGAATGCGAAAACATTCTGGCCGCATCGACTATATCGACGTCCATACTAGTTCGACGTCCATGTCACGTGGCATTGTCACATAACGTCATCACGTGGTCGTGTGACTTTGCAACTTAAAATTGTTACTTGGCCACGTGACTATGTCACATGACGCTGATCACTTCTGGTCGTACGTCGGAGCGTGCGCTTCCGGAATCGTATCGCTTATCCTATCTGTCAGACTACTCGTTTTGTAAAATTGTTCGAAGCTGGTCAACACTTTTACTACCAAGTCTGAGCTGTGCTCCTCGTATAGTTTGTATTTTTATCAACCAAGGAGGAGCCATACTCGTCCATGCTACAGCTGTTTCTGATTTGCTTGCAACTGAGTCGCGTTCGTCAGCTCAGTTCGCATCGTACATTTCAGTTTTGGTCCTTTAACATATTCTTCGGTGGCTTTACATTTCTTTCGTTATCATTGGTTCAGATAATTACGCTAGAACATTGCACGTGTGCTGCTGAGGCGAAGTCTATTTTTTAGAGTAGATGCCTTTCATTAATAATTCGGATGAATATAAGTGATAAACGTCGCATGTTATATATACTTCGAATCTTCGCATGTTGTGCGATAATTtgctaaaataaataaaagaaatatgtACACATTCTTATGAAGGACATTGCGAGTTAAAGGATTAAAAGCTTTTTCCAAGCTTGTTGGGTGTTTTGTCCTGTTTGTAGATCATACAGTCGTACTAAGGATCGCACAGTTTCTCTGAGATTATGCCTTTTATGCAGGACAGATCCCTTTTCGTCCTTCCAATCCTACGCAAGCAGCACTATTGGCCACCGCATTTATGTTCGGCAAATGAGGCTAAACATTCTGGTAGAAATAATCGATAATGATTGCCAAATGCGTAAGCTTCTTTGAATCCACTGTAATTTTGTTGAGCGGCATTTTATGAACCAAAAGTACGAAGCAAGGGGAAGCGCACCACGCATACGGAAAGAGAGTGACGTGATGCGGAGCGACTTCACCACGTGACTCACGCGACCGCGAATTTCACTGTCCCTAGAACTGGCTCAGTTTTGGTTACGCCATCTTCGAGATAGCCCCAGTTTACTATTACACTGTTCCGGAATCGGCCTCCATTACTCGGCTGGAAACCGATCGCGCTGACGTGCCAAACCACGGAGAAGAAGACAAGAGAAAGCTTCGCTCTATAATGAAGGAATTATGCGCACGAAGGCGTACATTCCTTGCAGCGACGATATCAATGCACAGTTCGCAGTGTACTACACGTCCTTTCTCCCAACATTCGCGGTCGGAGACCAACAGACCACCCATTGATTGAACAGTGGATCGTCGCAAAGAAGCGAGAACTTAAAATGTGCCCGGCCGCGGCCGGAAAATCGCTCTCCCACGAACCGGGCTTCGCTTCCTGAGCGCCAGGAGGAACGCCAACGTCCGCTGGTCGGTCGCGTTCACGTAGACGTTGAAGTGGCGCGCCCCGAGCGCCACGTAGTAGGCCAGGTATTCGAGCAGGTCGCGCTGTGCTCCGACGCCGTCCTCGGAGATCCAGGGCGGCACGCAGACGCCGACCGAGGCTCTCTGTTTCCTGACGCCGAACTGAAGCTGGCGGGGCACGAACCAGAAGGCGCTCTCCTCGCGGCGGTACACGAGCGACACCAGGCGAACGTCTGCGGAGAGAGACCAACTGGCAGCGACTGGATCGCCCATTTTAAAGTAGACAGAGAACGAAGACCTAACCACATGGGAAGAGAGACTATAAGGAAACCATTTAAGCGACACTAATAAGGTGACTGTAGGGTATACTGGAGATTGGTAAAGTATTCTTTTAAAACACTATTTATTAACATAGTGGAAAAAGGGTGGTTattgaaccttttttttttcgcgccggAACATGAGCGCCGAtaggtcagtgtgacgtcacgaatttaaATCAATTTTCTCGCATTTAGGCTACATTGCCGCAACTTGCTTGGATTGGTACGTAGGTTTACTTTCATTCCAATCTAATTCTGCACTCTAAATAGATCAAATATTTATCGAGGAGACGCCCTAAAAGTCTGTGCCGTCACAGGCATCACGTGCTGGAAATTTATTGCGGCGTCGCCGCCCGCTTTTCGTTTTCGCGTCTTTTTTGATGTACACCAAGAATCCTCTCCCGAATGGGGCAGAATGGGATTAGCTGAGTGAAACAAATGCCGCACTTGATTAAAGTTACACTTTGAGAATGAAAAAGCGGCAGACGTCGTGAGAGGTTTTATGAAGAGGCACTATGCTGACTTAGAATCAAACAGTCAAGCTTGAATACACGCGTACGTTTTCCTTGAAGGAGAAGAACCTCCCTGCGAAGCTTGCGGAGCGGTCTTAACTGTGAACTGCTTGTTATTACTCTTGTTTGAAAAATGAGGTAAGCGTATTTTACCGTGAAACATTCCATGTCGTGCTACTTTCTGTTGAAGGAAGTAGTAGTCGAAAAGAAGAACCCAATTAAATTTCTGAAGGCTGCTAGTGTTTTACCGAATTTTGAACTAGTAATATCTCTGTCATATGTACAGGTTGCATTACCACCGAGTAGGAGcttaaaaaattaaaagaaaattaACTTGGTATTTCTTTTGTTGTCACTTTAAGCCCTCGTTCAGCCATTTCTCCTTGCAATTCTCTGTCACTGATTAATAAATCATCCCAATACTGGGATGATTTACTACTATACTATATACGTGCAATACTACATCCGCAGACTTCAAAAACAGCTATAACTACCCAATTTACCTATGAAAGAAGACTATGATTGTGTGATTGCTTTATTGCTCTTCACAATTAGTGTTCGTGAATAATTACTTGTTTATAAACTGcgttgttgctgtgttgctatgTTTGTGTACTTTTGATTTTATATAAAACTTCCGTTACTAAATTATTGCTGCTAGTGATGTCCTTATAAATGTCTAATTCTAGGTAGAAATTATTTTCGCTCGTTCCTATTTTGTCTTCAACTACCAATTTTGTTTGCATACTTAAAGTATGCTAACACACATTCACCCGCCGCTTTAAACCTCTGTTGCTAACCGTACATCTTCTTAATTTTAGACGTGTTCTAACAGGAGGTCGACTCAACCATTATTACTTTGGAACCTTCTTCTATGTTATAataattttgtaaaaaaaaaggccACAGTTTCGaacgaaaggagaagcatcgattgcgatagcaatttagtggacagctatactatgtaaggatagtagctttatcggccgtataaacctgtaaacataggcataactaaattaacaagcatggttcgtgtcacgcgcgcacgagcaaacatgaacacgtctcactcgatgacagcggaaacttgctgtcaaaacgctggagtgaggaagcgcggcagcagcagcgaaggaatttaccttcgtgctgcctctcgcatcaacgcgaactaagccgcgaaaacacagcgcacggcgggcTATGTCCCCGTTGCAGATGTCTTTCAACATACAGTGGCccaggcgggcgcgcgcggccgcccggagtagaacgtccccccccccccctcccccggagccttgcgcgcgacggaagacggcgcgcttcctccccgctttcctcccttgcgtgcgcgagattgagccgcgatcgccggctcaccctcgcacgctttcgctcgcacatacagcatacggcgcgcggcaacgattttatcgcccttcgacttcatacgaaacctcacagcgacggcgactgcagaaatgcgcctggagtgtccgtataattgctatcgcagtaaaagtaATACTTTAGTAAACTTGGAACTTCGACAGCTGACGACGCAAACGGGCCGGCTGTGCTTACTCACTCGCGTCCTCAGGCACCGCGCACGTGGCTAGCACAGGTTCGTAGGGGCCGCTCGTCAGTCCGCCGACCGGAACGCTCGTCCCGCTCTTCACTACCACCTCGCTGCTCCAGGAGTACGAGCAGTTGGTCCGAGGATTGTCGCCGACGCAGAGCTCGACCCTGGCGCTGCGGTTGCGGTACACCGGCCAATGCGCTTCGTCCGGGTGGCGAGCACGCGTCTCGACCAAGAACGTGCCTCGCTCGGGCGTGACGTTCCTGCGCCGTCAACGTCATCTCGTTATCGCTACGATTTACGACATCTGGGACGTCGATTAGTAATCGTGTCACACGCAACACCCTAAAAGGGGCTATTCCCTCCGTGATGACTGTGGCGTTTCGGTGCTTAAGCGCGAAGGcgccggtcacggcggccgcatttcgatgggagcgaaatgcaagaacgcctgtgcaCCGctcattgggagcacgttaaagaaccccagggggtcgcAATTAACGAGGAGTccacccactacggcgtaccgcataatcatatcgtggttttggcacgtaaaaccccagaatttacttTAAAAGCGGCCTTGACACGAAATGTTCGGGCTTAAATTTCGCATCGCACGTTAAGCCTTACGCGTGCCGCAGCAAGCTGGATGCGGCACAAAATTTGCATTCGAATTATTTTATTATATCGCAGCTGAACCGTATAGCAGCAGTCTGGCAACACTTAAGTGGTGACGAAATGAAATCACAACCCCGGAAACGGCTTATTCGGAGTAACGGAAGCCGTTCTCGAAAGCCATACTTCATGCATATATTGCAAGCACCGGAAGCGAGTGGAGGAGCCGAAAATACGTACGTCATGGTCGTCAAGCCTCGTCTGGTTTTTGCGTGTGCGTCTCGGCGGTCCGCCCGAGATAATTTTCGCAGGCGCTCCCTTTTGCGTTGTCGTCATAACGGGCCGCGCGTGCCCCGTCGATACCGtgacagcacggcgacggcgaacTCGCCTCGGGTGACACCGTATTcactgctgtcgcaataaaaacgcGTGCGGTGTCCCGCTCACCTTTTGAGGAAGATGCACTCGTATAGGCCGTAGTTGGTGCCGTTGGCGCTGTACGAAGGCACCAGCTGCACCGTCGGGGCCAGCAGCAGGAAGCGGACGAGCGTGGGCCTCACGCGTCGGTCCGCGAACACGCCGCACGTGTGGAGCCACGAATGGGTCTGACGCCAGCGAACGGACGCATTGAGCCTCCAGATGGCGTAGTCGGTCCGGCTTTCTTCTTCGGAGGTCAGCCAGAACGGGGAGAGCTCGGTGTCGGCGACCGAGGCCTGCGAGCCGTTCGACGCGGCGGACGCGGGGTCGAAGGCGCTGCCCTCTCGCGGAGAGGTCTGCTCGGGGCCGTACGTCCTGATGGCGTAGAACGCGGTCAGCAGAagaacgccgacgccgacggggCGCAGGGGACCCTGGGAAGGAGCGTAGAATTATGCTGTTAAAATACAAAAATACTAGTGACGTGACACTTTAGACGCTTTCTTTTTGCGCTGAAGCGACCCTGAAACACTTAAAACTTATCAAGGATGGGCTCACTATTAAAGAGGCACGTGACACCTGCGTAAGTTGCGGATTGCTAACATGAAGGTTGCATTTTGAATAATTATGTTTGATTATGCCGAGAGGCTGGGTGAAGATTATGTAATTGCTATGGTTTATATATTAGATGTTTCCTTGAAATAAACTTCAGTTGATAGCGCAGTGTGATGTCCCCTCATTTTACTCAGTCCACGTCCAGACGCGCTGTAGCAACCACGAAGCTGTGCCAACTCGACCGATTTTCCATCCTATTAAAGTACGTCGCCTTCCAAGTATCCCGCCGCAAAAAAATGTTTCAAATCCTTCAAATATAAGTGGCGTTAGACGTAGTTATCGCGTCGATGAGTGACATTCTCTCTACTTTCGTCTCCACTGGCGCTCTGGAAGTTACACAGGGGAGGTGGCAAGTCCATTCAAatgtccctgactgcttctcacgcttcccggcaactgcagcttatgcaaccgtattTTTTTTACGGGAAACggttgcggcgaacgctatgcacgaaggcgagtgCATAAATCTCCAAATTTCTTTGGTCGAATGCAAGCTGCCCCTGCCCCGCTTTCTCTCGCCATCTCCGGTCAAGTGCGGTTTCTGTGGAATAAGGAGTTATCACACTCAATTGTTCTTAACATAAAGAGGTGGCAATACTTCAAGTTTCACAGCGAAGCCACACTAACGATACAGAGTTTCTGAAACGGCGAGTTGTGAACGTCTCCTCAGCGCCCGTAATATATAAGCTTACCGAGACTTCGCGCTCGTCTTCGCTGTGCGTGGAATCTCTCCAAGCTTCGGGGAACAGCCGTTTGTGGCTGGGCGCGTAAGCACGCTTTGGCTGGAGGAACATCATCTTGACGCGTACGATCGTCGAAGCGCCACCGTGCAATCTGACAGACGCTCGGCAGGATAACCGGGgacgcttgcttgcttgttccgcGATGATGACAGCGTTTCACGAGCGTTTTAGAACGCACCTTCTTCTGCTTCGTTCTTTGTGGGCAGGTATATGGCACGAGCGGacgcatggccttcgagattgttCCAGCGCCCACCATCGCGGAGGCCGAGGTATAGAAGGCGCGGAAtttcattcgaaatctactagAGCGCACTCTGGCGCTGAAGTCGCTCAGCTACCACGGGAATGATGATTAGTGCACAgttttgtctaatcttcgtgcaTGTGACCTTCAGACGCTCTTGTAAACTTTATTTACAACGCTTCACTTGCCTTTATTGAGCTGAGTTTGGAAGCAATCCTATATTTGTGAGCGTGGAAGGCAATAAGACTTTCAGTACATGCATACTCGCGGCAATTTGTTGCAGTTATGTAACGCAATATAGTGCTGAAGTGAGCTGTATGTAAAGTCACAAACGCGTCTCCTAGTTTCCCTTTATTTTCTTGTGTGGACAGAACTTTGCAAATGTTCGTGCTATTTGACTGTCACCGGCGTATTGTTGTGCTTAAGGTTTTGCTTGTCCTGCGaaaagaagcagccgccgccaaTAATGGTGCCAGCTTCTCCCTCATTTCATATTATTACAAAGAACAAGAAAGACGTTTGAAGCTAACaaagacgaagtttaggcaaatgcgAGTACTAACCACCATTctcatgttttgaggcaacaacaacaaccattCTCATGCTGTCTGAATCGTCGTGTCTGCAGCTCCCTTAGAGACTATAACGCCCGAGTTCtatctagtaatttttgtaggaagccTAATGGTGGAGGCATAGTGCAACATGTAGACGAGTTTCGGGGCGTGACGTCACGAACTGGCGGGCCGGGGCGTGTCCGGGGCATCTATTGCGGGCAAAACAGATTGACAAACTCTAGCTACATGGTACGTCTCTCCGGGCAAGATTAACGGAGTCGCAGAGGTTTAATGCGAGGACTTGTTCgaccaactctctctctctcttctccccctcATTCCATCCTCCCTCTTTCATTGACTCAGCACAGGATAATAAAGAAGCGTAGAGTCAGTGTGTTCGCATGATCTTATCCAAACGAAAAGTGAGAGAAACGAATAAGAATATAGGAGAGAAAACAGGAAGTAATATTAAGAGGGATGTTTAATAGTGGTGCTTCACTGCGCCACTTCGTGTACAGATATCTTCAAAAGGGCGATGGCAGGGGCTAGTTGGTGGTTGTTCACACTTTCTTCTTGCGCTATACAAATCGAGATGACGATTGGATGGGTACAGCAAACGCGGACAAACGAATGTTGCGCAAACTTACAACTGGTTTATTAGTGCCAGGTCGCGTATATAGAAGGGTAAATATCAGATAGAAATGCAAGCGTAAAATCAAGTCCGTGTTTACTGCACCGGTCCTTTTGTATTTTAGGTATTCACACAGAGCAAGAAGAAAGCATGAACACATATCTTGTTAAACTAAAAACTAAATTtactcgccgtggtggctcagcggctatggtgttgctcaactgagcacaaggtcgcagtttcggttcccagcagcggcggccgcatccCGACAGGGGACAAAGTTAACCCGAATTCCTTTACTACAGCGTCCCTTATGAACCAGTGTGCTGTATTAGGACGTTCATTcttaattataataataaaaaaagaatggaagAAAAAGTGCACGCATACACTCGTGTTACAGCTACTTGCACTCTTGAAAGGTGCAACTTATCTACACAAACTACCAAATGAACACTTTAACGGCTATCACGCTTTACCTGCATCCAACTCGTTCACACTTCTACGTGAAGGGCTGAGAAGGTCGCAATTGAGAAGGCCGCCACTGAGTTCCAAGAAACTATAGTCACAAGTCCATGCCGGGTGAATGACTCGAGCTGTAGGACATCAATCTTGTCTTCTCGGGGTCTGTGGGCTGCGATTTAAAACGCTCTCCGACACTACTTAAGCATGAAAGACggacgcaaaaaaaaagtttacctCGCAATGTTTGGGTCGATGTGGGGATGGCAACTTGGCAGGAAAGATGTTACGGTAATCCATTTAGATGATCTTATGCATCTAGGTAGTTTATACAGTCTCAACCTCATTGCCTTTCGGCTGGAACACTCAGCAGTACACAGTATAGCTTGACGTCGCCCGTCGAGAATCCAATGCATCCAATGCACATTCGTGCAGAAACGATGAAAACAAAAGGCAGCCACATGCGGGCTTCGTGCACAGGTGTTGTAAATGTGGTCACATCACGTGACCGAGCCGCTGCTGCGGGAAATGTCCGCGTCACCATGTAACCATATGTGAGAAGATATTAGAGTTTTACCTCTCTGCATGACATTGACTTGTATATGCTACTTTGTTTGTTTGAAGACGTCCGTTATTTACATTCGTTGCATTCTTATTGCCCGCATATGTGAAGTTGTACGAGTCTACCCATGATGAACATGCAGAacgcaaaaaaaaggggggggggatgagggcAAGATAGAAGAATGTATGAGCGCTCAGTCACAACTGAAAGTAAATCGGGGAAAATATGCCATATATACTTATCGTAAAACACCACCTGGCATATAACAAAAACTACGACACGCTTGGTCTAACAGATTAATCTAGTAAAGTGCAATAAATTCACCAGAGCATGTCGCGTAAACACAGACGTGAAGTTAATGCATATACAGATATCGCACCTTTTTGCCCGATAGCGTGACGAATGGCTGATTGAGGCACACTTTACTACGCGTAATGTGATAAGCTTCAGTCACAAGCCTCGTGGGTTCCTGCCTATTAGTGCTGAGGATGTCCGCACGTAAACGTACTTAAATTACCTACCGGACGTGCTGGGCGTACGCGGAGATCCTAGTTAACGTACTTGACTAGATGATTGTGGTGTAAAAGTTACAAACAGGGATAtgatgcctcagaaaggctggcctagGTTTAGATAGGTGGTCCTATCGAAACGTAGGCCAGCTTTTCTGAGGTACCTTATCCCTGTCTGTAACTTTTATACcacagtgtgctactccatctgtcggaCCCCTTCTTGATTTTGACTAAATGACTGTTAGAATTAAAAACAAGAGATTGGTTCGAAGGAAGATGGGGGTTTGAAGTGATTAACACTGATAGAACAAGGAATGCTGCTATAGACAACATTTTTACAAAATAACTAGTCTTCGTCAGGGccgaagacaagtccccttgccGAAACgctggcttcagcgacattccctTGTTTTACTACTGTTAATTAAT contains the following coding sequences:
- the LOC119432921 gene encoding uncharacterized protein LOC119432921, which encodes MMFLQPKRAYAPSHKRLFPEAWRDSTHSEDEREVSGPLRPVGVGVLLLTAFYAIRTYGPEQTSPREGSAFDPASAASNGSQASVADTELSPFWLTSEEESRTDYAIWRLNASVRWRQTHSWLHTCGVFADRRVRPTLVRFLLLAPTVQLVPSYSANGTNYGLYECIFLKRNVTPERGTFLVETRARHPDEAHWPVYRNRSARVELCVGDNPRTNCSYSWSSEVVVKSGTSVPVGGLTSGPYEPVLATCAVPEDANVRLVSLVYRREESAFWFVPRQLQFGVRKQRASVGVCVPPWISEDGVGAQRDLLEYLAYYVALGARHFNVYVNATDQRTLAFLLALRKRSPVSLTYRSWPGVPADNSLAFAEAALVMDCAYSYADTPIEYVTTVALQEFVVLRKASTFGDFLSKEAFANATSLTLLSQPFTTDGAPNKYDMLLGQRDKLRVRPLLDPPGRTSRVFLKAARIVEADAAQAYHALQPNPITVDSEEAIVLRHVTTPDDDSGRGEPIASADFSNYTNEDSSLAKWQAQISSLSPLLWFRWNTTKKKDWHVIRHDTPL